One genomic segment of Anguilla anguilla isolate fAngAng1 chromosome 2, fAngAng1.pri, whole genome shotgun sequence includes these proteins:
- the LOC118220905 gene encoding otoancorin-like, whose product MTTTLLLLLPFFLPSLGPSSDPQDRVPQSDLPPLMKKALDEVLSRKYIHALADAYIFASTQQPWSPLEALRYLLHRNASLSMERITSILGDYQSSLIEDPQFLVSEISSLDILQFTTVLHLLFAGRKEQTVLINIDFDVMKASLEDSPGGNRSLFAVAREKCVSALREGFCVDLMGTLLGLSNGEFVEEDFISDLPIDLSDNAFRNLTAVFKDLYDMFSVTTQKAIYKWITQGLQKTSKSSYSPDVWMTAENLWFLGRYMVHLAVQSIHRVSLSEMRIFIHYDNATKQLDSVYDIKSGPGKAFLHRINASGFDMTNVSTAYRLGLLVCFYDNVQLLDASDARSLLHQLIKCNQLRGSQTEVQKLKSQLLSLVIQNQTLNESLGSVSNAVVGLTPSQLESLSAQAVQKSMGVLQQVPGWTRSQAIILAHKYMGTNKTLSLSNISELGSLVSGLDASLFYSVNTAELAQAVESVLLRHITRLNPAQQHAIISQMLTAEDMEGVLSRIHGALFSEVPLSTLLKLTGLQSATLVDKHLTSSQAIFLYNYLSKSTPEADLMSNGQLLKGITCDRIHRMDKEFLIEYLPIFKRNFHLLSPFQMNCLAWRYWDALDTPNSNIPSILLLTLPVEYVDNMPNSSCKHFLYSLSNTDLDCLTVHAEKGKAVMRKVLQCLSEGIRDEYHVDLLGALLCHFPPEAIRAYLSPAAVPAALQQLRGCARLTPEQRASVRDKLLQFYGYWPRHKLPEAEIPVEWSAELTQDMGPLITLLSRDEILVLASKYPEEVLPLVVQAGRTPLPDDFLAAIFEVVCGAEHQNWSNADSETDCHLIRAPTADKIRKLSEANVFWSAEELQCISNDTFTQTVELLGSVQGYNLTQLMALKTRAKQAWGPLSTWRSYNVIDLGSIALALTEVDIKELNLSSVDTMSALSQQSSWTLQQMTSLLYRFLEASGLSLGKLRGSDLAGLGVLLCGVEPSQVHLISPEAYSSAAHRIGTLPCTLPVLKELKKIAERVFGVAGSWNSSVLQEVGVLAAGMSVEEIKKLHPDVMPYLKAQAIAAIPCKTFKEFSQEQLQSLGPENAKAVTSSQCAQLTNEQLWGLQAARDGLREGLSSHIHSAASLNLDTISVSSGVCLPLCGGLWVMAICSSIQIKW is encoded by the exons ATGACTACGACTTTGCTGCTCCTGCTGCCCTTTTTCCTCCCAAGTCTTGGGCCATCCTCAGACCCTCAAGACAGAGTGCCCCAGTCTG ACTTGCCACCATTGATGAAAAAAGCTCTG gatGAAGTTTTGTCCAGGAAATACATTCATG CTCTTGCTGATGCGTACATATTTGCAAG TACACAGCAGCCCTGGAGCCCACTGGAGGCCCTGAGGTACCTGCTGCACAGAAACGCCTCCCTCAGCATGGAGAGAATCACA AGCATCCTGGGGGATTATCAAAGTTCCCTGATTGAAGATCCCCAGTTTCTAGTCTCTGAGATCAGCTCTCTGGACATTCTGCAGTTTACCACTGTGCTGCACCTCCTTTTTGCTGGGAGAAAAGAACAG ACCGTGCTGATAAACATAGACTTTGATGTGATGAAGGCATCGCTGGAGGACAGCCCTGGTGGCAATCGCTCCCTGTTCGCTGTGGCCAGAGAGAAATGTGTGTCTGCGCTAAGGGAGGGGTTCTGTGTTGACTTGATGGGCACCTTGCTTGGCTTATCAAATGGAGAGTTTGTTGAAGAGGATTTTATCTCGGACTTGCCAATAGATCTCTCTGATAACGCTTTCCGAAACCT TACAGCAGTGTTTAAGGACTTGTATGACATGTTCTCTGTGACCACACAGAAGGCCATCTATAAGTGGATCACTCAGGGACTGCAGAAGACCTCTAAATCCAGCT ATAGCCCTGATGTCTGGATGACTGCTGAGAACCTGTGGTTCCTGGGCAGGTACATGGTTCACCTGGCTGTGCAGAGCATTCACAGGGTCAGCCTCAGTGAG ATGAGGATTTTCATTCATTACGACAATGCCACCAAGCAACTGGACTCCGTGTATGACATCAAATCAGGCCCTGGCAAAGCATTCCTTCACAGAATCAACGCCTCAGGGTTTGACATGACCAACGTGTCCACTGCTTACAG ATTGGGATTGCTGGTGTGTTTCTATGACAATGTGCAGCTGTTAGATGCCAGTGATGCCCGCAGTCTGCTGCATCAGTTGATTAAATGCAACCAGCTGCGGGGGAGCCAGACAGAGGTGCAGAAg ctTAAATCTCAGCTCTTGTCACTGGTGATACAAAACCAGACCCTGAACGAGTCTTTGGGTTCAGTGTCCAACGCTGTGGTTGGTCTGACTCCCAGCCAGTTGGAGTCTCTGTCAGCCCAGGCAGTGCAGAAGTCCATGGGCGTTCTCCAGCAAGTCCCTGGTTGGACGCGTAGCCAGGCCATTATACTGGCACACAAGTACATGGGCACCAACAAG ACTTTGTCTCTCAGTAACATCAGTGAGCTGGGTTCTCTGGTCTCTGGGTTGGATGCCAGCCTCTTCTACAGTGTGAACACAGCAGAACTGGCTCAGGCTGTAGAAAGCGTGCTCCTTCGGCACATCACACGCCTCAATCCTGCCCAGCAGCATGCCATCATCAGCCAG ATGCTGACTGCAGAGGACATGGAAGGGGTGCTGAGCAGGATCCATGGGGCTCTCTTCAGTGAAGTGCCTCTTTCCACCCTGTTGAAATTAACTGGTTTACAGAGCGCCACCCTGGTGGACAAACATCTGACCAGCAGCCAG GCCATCTTTTTATATAATTACCTCTCCAAGAGCACTCCAGAAGCTGACTTGATGAG CAATGGGCAGCTCTTGAAGGGCATCACATGTGACAGAATACATAGGATGGACAAAGAGTTCCTAATTGAATACCTCCCTATCTTTAAACGGAACTtccatctcctctctcccttccag ATGAACTGCTTGGCTTGGAGGTACTGGGATGCTCTGGACACACCAAACTCTAACATTCCTTCAATCCTGCTGCTGACACTACC GGTGGAGTATGTGGACAACATGCCAAACTCATcctgcaaacattttttatattcccTGAGTAACACGGACCTCGACTGCCTTACTGTACATGCAGAGAAAGGCAAAGCTGTTATGAGGAAGGTGCTGCAATGTCTG AGTGAGGGAATTCGAGATGAGTATCATGTGGACCTCCTTGGGGCACTGCTGTGTCACTTCCCCCCTGAAGCCATCCGTGCCTACCTTTCACCAGCTGCCGTGCCCGCTGCTCTCCAGCAGCTGCGTGGCTGTGCCCGGCTTACCCCAGAGCAGAGGGCCTCAGTCAGGGACAAGCTCCTGCAGTTCTATGGGTATTGGCCGAGACACAAGCTGCCTGAGGCaga GATTCCTGTGGAGTGGAGTGCAGAGCTGACCCAGGACATGGGACCCCTAATCACACTGCTTTCCAGAGACGAAATACTGGTGTTGGCCAGTAAG tatccAGAAGAGGTTTTACCCCTAGTGGTGCAGGCTGGGAGGACTCCTCTGCCAGATGACTTCCTGGCTGCCATTTTTGAGGTGGTGTGTGGGGCTGAACACCAAAACTGGTCCAATGCAGACTCAGAgactg ACTGCCATTTGATCAGAGCGCCCACTGCTGACAAAATCAGAAAATTGTCAGAAGCCAATGTCTTCTGGTCTGCTGAGGAGTTGCAGTGCATTAGCAACGACACCTTCACTCAGACGGTGGAGCTTCTGGGCTCGGTACAGGGGTACAACCTAACACAGCTCATGGCCCTTAAGACTCGGGCTAAACAG GCCTGGGGTCCGCTGTCTACCTGGAGGAGCTACAATGTGATCGATCTGGGATCCATTGCTCTGGCCTTGACTGAGGTAGACATTAAAGAGCTGAACCTCAGCTCAGTTGACACTATGAGTGCTCTCAGTCAGCAGAGCAGCTGGACACTACAGCAG ATGACTAGCCTGTTGTACCGCTTCTTGGAGGCATCTGGACTCAGTCTAGGGAAGCTGCGGGGGTCAGACTTGGCTGGGCTGGGGGTGTTGTTGTGTGGAGTGGAACCCAGCCAGGTCCACCTAATCAGTCCCGAGGcctacag CTCTGCAGCACACCGCATTGGCACCCTACCCTGCACCCTGCCAGTCCTGAAGGAGCTGAAGAAGATAGCAGAGCGGGTTTTTGGGGTAGCTGGTAGCTGGAATAGCTCTGTGCTACAAGAGGTGGGCGTGCTGGCTG ctggcaTGAGTGTAGAGGAGATAAAAAAACTACATCCAGATGTGATGCCTTACCTGAAGGCCCAGGCCATAGCTGCAATCCCCTGTAAGACCTTTAAA GAGTTCTCTCAGGAACAACTGCAGAGCTTGGGCCCAGAGAACGCAaaggcagtgacatcatcacagtgTGCTCAGCTGACTAATGAACAGTTGTGGGGTCTCCAAGCAGCCAGAGATGGCCTAAGAGAAGGTCTCTCCAGCCATATCCATTCTGCTGCCAGCTTAAACCTGGACACCATCTCAGTCAGCTCCG GTGTTTGTCTTCCTCTCTGTGGTGGGCTGTGGGTTATGGCCATATGTTCATCCATCCAAATAAAATGGTAA